A window of Kribbella sp. NBC_00382 genomic DNA:
GCGGTTCGGAGTACCGACAAAGCCGTCACGCCACCCCGTACCAAACCACCACGAGCCCGTACTGCGGCCAGCAGCGCCGTCGCCGCCAGTACCGGCTGAAGCTGAGCATCATCCGGGTAATGGACCCCGACGGTCACCGCAGGAGTCAGCAACGGCTCCAACTCCAAAGCATCCGCGGGCTTGAGCACCCGAGCATCCACCCCAGCACCCCGTTGCGCCGCAGCGAAGTCCTCCAACGGCCCAGGCTCGCCAGTCGCGACGACCAGCCCGCCCTTCGGCTCCCACTCGACATCCGCAACCCGCCGAGGCAGCCGATCGAGCACCTTGAGCCACTCGGTCCGCGACGCGATCGCCAGGTCGAGCTCCGGCCCGGGCCCCTTGTCGGAGACGAGGATGTTGCCCTCGCCGGCCGCCGTCGTACCGGACGCAGGCGCCCCGCGATCCAGCACGAGCACCCGGACGCCGGCAGCCGACAGGGCTTCGGCGCAGGCGGCACCCACGATGCCCGCCCCGACCACCACCACGTCGACCTCAGTCATCCGAATCCTCGCAGATCGTTCAGTAAAATGAACGATTCGAGAGTACGTCCGTCACCCGCCCCAGGTCAACGGCCGCAGCGATGGCCCCAGTGACAGCCCCGTGACGGCCTCAGTCCAGATGCAGCCCATCCAGCGCGACCGGCTGCACATCCGGCGGATACTCCAGCAGCAACACCGACCGCACCAGCCCGTCCAGCGCCTCGTACTCATGCGCCCCATGAGCCCGAAAAGCTAGATAGTCCCCGGCCCCCAGCTCGAACTGCTGCCCGTGAGCCCCGATCCGCAACCGCCCAGCCAGTACTACGTGATGCTCCGTCCCCGGATGTCCCGCCGACCGCTGCACCGCCCCCGCCCGGATCTGCTGGTCGTACACCTCCATCAGCGCCCCCGGATGCTCCAGCCGCCGCAACATCCGCAGATCCACCGCGTCACCGGTCAGCACGTCGACATCCGCCGACCGCACATGCACCAGGTCGGACGCCGCCGGCTCGTTCAGCAGCGATGACACCGGCACCCCGAGAGCGTTCGACAGACTGAACACTGTCTCGATCGTCGGATTGCCCGCGCCGGACTCCAGCTGCGACAGCGTGCCCTTGGCGATCCCCGACCGCCGGGCCAGCTCCGACAGCGAGATCCCCTGCTCATCCCGCCGAGCCCGCAGATTGACCCCCAGCACCCGCCCGGCGCCCTGGCCCGACCCTTGACCCACCCGTTGACCCACCACAGCCCGGAGCATGCCACACCCACCCCACCCCCACCCGTGGGCGGCCTGGCCGCATCCGCGCCGACCGACTGCCCCCATTTCGGTGGTTAACCCCTCAAATAGGGGGTTGCCCCCCGGGAATCAGGGGTGACAACCCCCTATTTGAGGGGTTAACCACCGAAATGGGGGTGGGCAGGACCGGGGTAAGGGCGGAGGCGGGAGCGCCGCGGCGCGGGGGCGGGGCGGGAGCACTGGGTGGGGTGGGTCAGGGGATGATCCGGTCCCGGCGCAGCGTCTCGAAGATGCCGAAGAACATCGCCTCGGTGTCGACGTACTCGTGGAAACCGGCCCGCCGCGCCTTCGACCCATCGGCGAAGAAGTCGTAGTCCCAGCCGAAGACGAAGTCCGCGAACGGCCAGGACGAGACATCGGCGTACGGCGTCGCCACCAGCCCATGCCCCGCCTGGAGCTCCTTCCACAGCGGCTCCTTGTCAGCCATCACCGTGGTCAAGGACATCTGCAGAGGCGGCGCCACCTCGAGGTCGAACCACCGGGCGAGCTTCGGCCACAGCTCGTTCCAGCGGAACAGATCGCCGTTCGTGATGTTGAACGCCTGGTTCGCCGCAGCTGGCGCGGTGGCCGCCCAAACGGTTGCCTTCGCCAACAACCCCGCATCCGTCATCTCCAGCAGCGAGGAGTACGCACCGGGCTTGCCGGGGAAGCGCAACGGCACCCCCAAGGCCTTCGAGATCGACGCATAGACCGCGATCCCGACCGCCAGGTTCATCGGGTTGCCCAGGGCCACCCCACCGACGACGGACGGCCGCAACGCCGACCACTCCCAGCCACCCCGAGCCGCCCGCGACTCCAGGAACTGCTGCTGGTCGACGTTGAACTCCGGCGGCAGATGCGGCGGGTCGTCCTCCCGGGCAGGAGTCTTGAACGGCCCGAGGTGTGCGCCGTACACCTTGTACCCCTGCATCAGACTCACGTGCCGCAGGCCGCGCGCGACCGGCTCGATCGCGTCGACGACGTTCACCAGCATCGCGAGGTTCGGCGGGACGAGCTCGGCCCAGGTCGGGCGGTCCTGGTACGCGACGTAGAAGACGTGCGTTACGTCCGTCAGCCCGGACAGCTTCGAGCGGGTGTCGTCGGGGTCCAGCAGATCGACCGCAACGTGCTGCACGCGAGCAGAAGAGACACCGCCTCGCCGGGACAACCCGATCACTCGCCAGTCCGGCAGCGACTCCAAGTGCTCGACCAGATTCGTCCCGATCACTCCGCGCGCACCGACCACCAGCGCGACCTTCGTCTGCTCCATATCCCCAGCCTGTGGCTAACCCTGTGGATAAGTCCAACGCATAGTTCTCACCGATCCCATAAGCTCTGTTCATGGCGACGCTCCGGCAGCTCGAATATCTGGTGGCCGTCGTCGACCTGGGCTCCTTCACCAAGGCCGCCGAGCTCCTGCACGTCACCCAGCCCGCGCTCTCCCACCAGATCCGCGCGCTGGAGCGGTCCACCGGCAGCCCGCTCCTCGAGCGCCTCCCCCGTGCGATCCGCCTGACCCCGACCGGCCGCGCGATGCTTCCGCACGCCAGAGCCGCCCTCGCCGACGCCGAGCGGGCAACGTGCGCCGCGCGCCAGGCCGCTGGTCTGGAGGTCGGCGAGCTACAGATCGCGACCCTCTACTCGATCAGCCTCGGCATCCTGCCGACCGCGCTCAAGGCGTGGCGGCGGACCCACCCCAACGTCGGGATCCGCCTCTTCGAGCACCGGCACACCGACGAGCTGATCGAGGCGATGAGCGCCGGCCAGGCGGACCTCGCGGTCGGCCCCACACCGAAGGACTGGCCAGGCAGCACCCACATCCTCGGCAAGGAGGAGTTGGTCGTGGTCGTCGCCAAGGACGATCCGGTCGCGGGCCGGAAGTCGATCCGGTTGAAGGACCTAGCGGGCCGCAATTGGGTCCACTACATGCCCGGCCACGGATTGGCCGACGTACTCAATCAGGCCTGCGCGAAGGCTGGTTTCGAGCCCAAGGTCGCCGTCCACACCGAGCAGACCGCTGCCGCCCCTGCCTTGGCGGCCGCTGGGCTGGGTCCGGCCCTGGTCCCGTCCAATATCCTCCCGCCCGGATTCGACGGTCAGGTACTACGGACCGAGCCGCCGACTCGCCGGACGCTCACCGCCTACACGCGCGGCAGCCCGGATCCACTCGCGGCGGCGTTCATCGAAGTACTGACTGAGACTTGGGTGTAGTTACTGCTGAGGCCGGTTGCCGACGATGGCGGCGATGGGTGGGATGACCGCTGCGACGGCGCTCATGCCGATGGCGGCCGGGATCGAGAACAGCCGGACGACGAACCAGGCGAGCACGATCAGGCCGATGCAGGTTCCCATCAGCCAGAAGTAGACCTTGCGCTTGTCCCGCTTCGCCACGGTCCCAGTCTCCCACCGAACCGGCGAACCTGAAGCTGCGAACCTGAAGCTGCGAACCTGAAGCTGCGCTGAAGGCCGCGCGTCCGTAGTACGGGCGAAGTGCCCAGCGATGGCACGATGGGCGGATGGTGGCGAGAGTCCTCGTGGTCGAGGACGCGGAGGCGATCCGGACCGCTGTCGGGATCGCCCTGGAAGAGGCCGGCTGCGAGGTGCTGACTCGCGCCGACGGCGAGACGCTCGAACGCGACCTCGCCGCCTTCCGGCCCGATCTCGTCCTGCTCGACGTGATGCTGCCCGGCCGGGACGGGTTCGCCCTGCTGGAGGTCGTCCGCAAGGTCTCGAACGCTGGGATCGTGCTGCTCACCGCTCGGGACGCTGTCGAGGACCGGCTGCACGGCTTGCGGACCGGCGCCGACGACTACGTGGTCAAACCGTTCGTCCTCGCTGAGCTGATCGCGCGCGTCGAGGCGGTACTGCGCCGGATGGGCCGGCTGCGGACGGTACTGGAGATCGGCGACCTGGCGATCGACGTCGAGGCCAGCTCGGTGAGCCGTGCCGGTCGCCAACTTGACCTGACGACGACCGAGCTGAAGCTGCTGACGTTCCTCGCCGGACGCCGGGACAAGGTGGTCGGCAAGGCGCAGATCCTGGCCGCGGTGTGGGGGTACGACGAC
This region includes:
- a CDS encoding response regulator transcription factor, which gives rise to MVARVLVVEDAEAIRTAVGIALEEAGCEVLTRADGETLERDLAAFRPDLVLLDVMLPGRDGFALLEVVRKVSNAGIVLLTARDAVEDRLHGLRTGADDYVVKPFVLAELIARVEAVLRRMGRLRTVLEIGDLAIDVEASSVSRAGRQLDLTTTELKLLTFLAGRRDKVVGKAQILAAVWGYDDYAANLVEVHVSALRRKLGTPPLLHTIRGAGYILRAPS
- a CDS encoding LysR family transcriptional regulator; this encodes MATLRQLEYLVAVVDLGSFTKAAELLHVTQPALSHQIRALERSTGSPLLERLPRAIRLTPTGRAMLPHARAALADAERATCAARQAAGLEVGELQIATLYSISLGILPTALKAWRRTHPNVGIRLFEHRHTDELIEAMSAGQADLAVGPTPKDWPGSTHILGKEELVVVVAKDDPVAGRKSIRLKDLAGRNWVHYMPGHGLADVLNQACAKAGFEPKVAVHTEQTAAAPALAAAGLGPALVPSNILPPGFDGQVLRTEPPTRRTLTAYTRGSPDPLAAAFIEVLTETWV
- a CDS encoding helix-turn-helix domain-containing protein, whose translation is MGQGSGQGAGRVLGVNLRARRDEQGISLSELARRSGIAKGTLSQLESGAGNPTIETVFSLSNALGVPVSSLLNEPAASDLVHVRSADVDVLTGDAVDLRMLRRLEHPGALMEVYDQQIRAGAVQRSAGHPGTEHHVVLAGRLRIGAHGQQFELGAGDYLAFRAHGAHEYEALDGLVRSVLLLEYPPDVQPVALDGLHLD
- a CDS encoding DUF3099 domain-containing protein, with the protein product MAKRDKRKVYFWLMGTCIGLIVLAWFVVRLFSIPAAIGMSAVAAVIPPIAAIVGNRPQQ
- a CDS encoding SDR family oxidoreductase, whose translation is MEQTKVALVVGARGVIGTNLVEHLESLPDWRVIGLSRRGGVSSARVQHVAVDLLDPDDTRSKLSGLTDVTHVFYVAYQDRPTWAELVPPNLAMLVNVVDAIEPVARGLRHVSLMQGYKVYGAHLGPFKTPAREDDPPHLPPEFNVDQQQFLESRAARGGWEWSALRPSVVGGVALGNPMNLAVGIAVYASISKALGVPLRFPGKPGAYSSLLEMTDAGLLAKATVWAATAPAAANQAFNITNGDLFRWNELWPKLARWFDLEVAPPLQMSLTTVMADKEPLWKELQAGHGLVATPYADVSSWPFADFVFGWDYDFFADGSKARRAGFHEYVDTEAMFFGIFETLRRDRIIP